Proteins encoded by one window of Streptomyces sp. NBC_01571:
- a CDS encoding PDZ domain-containing protein, whose protein sequence is MEQTALRPKPMPGQETGGDDRPAPAVRRPHAVRRRGRRLMSLLFGLFVGTVLVLSGVGLGTVGATVIGMSRLADLQKQAGDAKAGREQGQGKGQGQGHEGGHGQRGVRSPGPGPDESAGPRSASPRGGAEAVTRATLGVEAVDASKGAGALITGVHNPGPGYTAGLVRGDVLDAFGGTHVGSAADLARAVASADPGSAVTLGVRHAGGGRQQLTAVPGIVT, encoded by the coding sequence ATGGAACAGACCGCGTTGCGTCCCAAGCCGATGCCCGGTCAGGAGACGGGCGGCGACGACCGTCCGGCGCCCGCCGTCCGGCGCCCGCACGCCGTGCGACGCCGTGGCAGGCGGCTGATGTCCCTGCTCTTCGGCCTCTTCGTCGGGACCGTCCTGGTCCTGTCGGGCGTCGGACTCGGCACCGTGGGCGCCACGGTGATCGGCATGAGCAGACTGGCGGACCTGCAGAAGCAGGCCGGTGACGCCAAGGCAGGGCGGGAGCAGGGACAGGGAAAGGGGCAGGGGCAGGGGCACGAGGGAGGACATGGACAGCGGGGAGTGCGGAGCCCGGGGCCGGGGCCGGATGAGAGCGCGGGGCCCCGGTCCGCGTCCCCGCGTGGAGGTGCCGAGGCGGTCACCAGGGCGACGCTCGGGGTCGAGGCCGTCGACGCGTCCAAGGGTGCCGGCGCGCTGATCACGGGTGTCCACAACCCCGGCCCGGGCTACACGGCCGGTCTGGTCCGCGGAGACGTGCTCGACGCCTTCGGCGGGACCCACGTGGGCTCGGCCGCCGATCTGGCGAGGGCCGTCGCGTCTGCGGATCCGGGGAGCGCGGTGACGCTCGGTGTGCGCCATGCCGGCGGCGGCCGTCAGCAGCTGACCGCCGTCCCGGGCATCGTGACCTGA
- a CDS encoding DUF1707 and FHA domain-containing protein, with protein sequence MTSSFEFHTYPARLSDAERDRALKALRDGVALGRLSHDTFIHRMELALSARRSDELAALTADLTTEGRWSRLVFGTVEAVSGFTVRVRRAWQAERLPKLLLPHPGNGYPLRIGRDPASGLRLNHETVSRIHAELSRQGGLWVVRDLGSTNGTTVNGRRVIGAAVVQDGDQIGFGRMFFRLSSS encoded by the coding sequence GTGACGTCGTCTTTCGAGTTCCACACGTACCCCGCGCGGTTGTCCGACGCGGAACGCGACCGGGCGCTGAAGGCCCTCCGTGACGGCGTCGCTCTCGGACGTCTCTCGCACGACACGTTCATCCATCGCATGGAGCTGGCGCTCTCCGCCCGCCGGTCCGACGAGCTCGCCGCGCTCACCGCCGACCTGACCACCGAGGGCCGCTGGTCGAGGCTGGTGTTCGGCACTGTCGAGGCCGTCTCCGGCTTCACCGTACGGGTGCGCAGGGCCTGGCAGGCCGAGCGGCTTCCGAAGCTGCTGCTGCCGCACCCGGGCAACGGCTACCCGTTGCGGATCGGCCGCGACCCCGCCAGCGGACTGCGGCTCAACCACGAGACGGTGTCGCGGATCCACGCGGAGCTGAGCCGCCAGGGCGGCCTGTGGGTGGTGCGCGACCTGGGGTCGACCAACGGGACGACGGTCAACGGACGGCGGGTGATCGGCGCGGCCGTCGTCCAGGACGGCGACCAGATCGGTTTCGGGCGGATGTTCTTCCGGCTGTCGTCCTCCTGA
- a CDS encoding aminoglycoside phosphotransferase family protein codes for MTQAPAPTADTVRRLVRSLIADSEPADAGPEVRPVTEGGEHSTWWVGRRHVLRFTRDREAAMRGRRELRVRDLVRPLVGVPVPECVAHGDWAVGLAYTLDTRLPGRSGEVQDVSAVGEADLAGLLTGLREVPVRQAEALGVPRAEPRSLEELRTAAEGAAERLAAEDEFDPGNLAQLTAAAAVQLAAQTGAAVLVHHALRGEHLVVSADGRVRGVLDWTGAVLGDPAEDIAGLAAAVGAPAAVRAATLAGYGARPCLRGLWLARCDTVIRLADRLAGRDDSSLAPLRTQLHRAWESILLERVTELPGDD; via the coding sequence ATGACCCAGGCACCCGCACCGACCGCGGACACCGTCCGCCGACTGGTCCGTTCACTGATCGCCGACAGCGAGCCGGCCGACGCGGGGCCCGAGGTGCGGCCCGTGACCGAGGGCGGCGAGCACTCCACCTGGTGGGTCGGCCGCCGGCACGTGCTGCGGTTCACCCGGGACCGCGAGGCCGCGATGCGCGGACGCCGGGAACTGAGGGTGCGCGACCTGGTCCGTCCGCTGGTCGGTGTCCCCGTGCCGGAGTGCGTCGCGCACGGCGACTGGGCGGTCGGTCTGGCCTACACGCTGGACACCAGACTGCCCGGGCGCTCCGGCGAGGTGCAGGACGTCTCGGCCGTCGGGGAGGCGGACCTGGCCGGTCTGCTCACCGGACTGCGCGAGGTGCCCGTACGGCAGGCGGAGGCGCTCGGTGTGCCCCGTGCCGAGCCGCGCTCCCTGGAGGAGCTGCGGACGGCCGCCGAGGGGGCAGCCGAGCGGCTGGCCGCCGAGGACGAGTTCGACCCCGGGAACCTCGCGCAGCTCACCGCGGCCGCCGCCGTCCAGCTCGCCGCCCAGACCGGGGCCGCCGTCCTCGTGCACCACGCTCTCAGGGGGGAGCACCTGGTGGTGAGCGCGGACGGGCGGGTGCGGGGCGTCCTCGACTGGACCGGCGCGGTCCTCGGGGACCCCGCCGAGGACATCGCCGGGCTCGCCGCGGCCGTCGGGGCTCCCGCCGCGGTACGCGCCGCCACCCTCGCCGGGTACGGCGCCCGCCCCTGCCTGCGCGGCCTGTGGCTGGCCCGCTGCGACACGGTGATCCGGCTCGCCGACCGGCTCGCGGGGCGGGACGACAGCTCCTTGGCCCCGCTGCGGACGCAACTCCACCGCGCCTGGGAGTCGATCCTCCTGGAACGGGTCACGGAACTGCCGGGCGACGACTGA
- the treZ gene encoding malto-oligosyltrehalose trehalohydrolase gives MRFEVWAPQADRVALHCEGATSALERDPERAGWWTGDAEARDGTRYGFTVDDGPVLPDPRSRRQPDGPDGLSAVVAQDRYAWRAEWAGRPLPGAVLYELHVGTYTPEGTLDSAAERLGHLAELGVTHVELMPLCPFPGRHGWGYEGVSLWAVHEPYGGPEALKRFVDRAHELGLGVVLDVVHNHLGPSGNHLPAFGPYFTDTHQTPWGSAVNLDAPGSDEVRAYLVGSALAWLRDFRLDGLRLDAVHALRDTRALHFLEELSTAVDTLADELGRPLCLIAESDLNDPRLISSREEGGLGLHAQWNDDFHHALHTTLTGEAQGYYADFARPPFAALAKTLTSGYFHDGTYSSFRGRHHGRPLDRTRVSAHRLLGYSQTHDQIGNRAQGDRLSASLSPGLLACAAALTLTGPFTPMLFMGEEWAAGTPWQFFTDHTDPELAEAVRRGRRREFAAHGWAEEDVPDPQDPATRERSCLDWSEPEKAVHARVLAWYRDLIALRRRHPDLSDPDLAAVRIAHDEGGRWLALRRGDVRVAVNLGKEAAGIPLGLRQARVLAAWEPVRTPDADGLLSVPGESCVVLTQA, from the coding sequence GTGCGGTTCGAGGTGTGGGCACCGCAGGCCGACCGGGTGGCACTCCACTGCGAGGGCGCCACGAGCGCGCTGGAGCGCGATCCGGAGCGCGCCGGGTGGTGGACGGGAGACGCGGAGGCGCGGGACGGGACGCGCTACGGGTTCACGGTGGACGACGGCCCCGTACTGCCCGATCCGCGCTCGCGGCGGCAGCCGGACGGCCCCGACGGGCTGAGCGCGGTGGTCGCCCAGGACCGGTACGCCTGGCGCGCCGAGTGGGCCGGGCGTCCGCTGCCGGGCGCGGTCCTGTACGAGCTGCACGTGGGGACGTACACCCCCGAGGGCACCCTGGACTCGGCCGCCGAGCGCCTCGGGCATCTCGCCGAACTGGGCGTCACACACGTCGAGTTGATGCCGCTGTGCCCGTTCCCCGGGCGGCACGGCTGGGGCTACGAGGGTGTCTCGCTGTGGGCGGTGCACGAGCCGTACGGCGGCCCCGAGGCGCTGAAGCGCTTCGTGGACCGGGCGCACGAGCTGGGCCTCGGCGTCGTCCTCGACGTCGTGCACAACCACCTCGGGCCGTCCGGGAACCACCTGCCCGCGTTCGGGCCGTACTTCACGGACACCCATCAGACGCCCTGGGGCTCGGCCGTGAACCTGGACGCACCCGGTTCGGACGAGGTGCGGGCGTATCTCGTCGGCAGCGCGCTGGCGTGGCTGCGGGACTTCCGTCTCGACGGGCTGCGGCTGGACGCGGTGCACGCGCTGCGCGACACCCGCGCGCTGCACTTCCTGGAGGAGTTGTCCACGGCCGTGGACACGCTCGCCGACGAGCTGGGGCGGCCGCTCTGCCTGATCGCCGAGTCGGACCTGAACGACCCTCGGCTGATCTCCTCCCGCGAGGAGGGCGGCCTCGGGCTGCACGCCCAGTGGAACGACGACTTCCACCACGCGCTGCACACCACACTGACCGGTGAGGCACAGGGCTACTACGCGGACTTCGCGCGGCCCCCGTTCGCGGCCCTCGCCAAGACGCTGACGTCGGGCTACTTCCACGACGGCACCTATTCGAGCTTCCGCGGGCGACACCACGGCCGCCCGCTCGACCGTACCCGGGTCTCGGCGCACCGACTGCTCGGCTACTCCCAGACCCACGACCAGATCGGCAACCGCGCCCAGGGTGACCGGCTTTCGGCGTCGCTCTCCCCCGGCCTGCTGGCCTGCGCAGCCGCGCTGACGCTGACCGGGCCCTTCACCCCGATGCTGTTCATGGGTGAGGAGTGGGCCGCCGGCACACCCTGGCAGTTCTTCACCGACCACACGGATCCCGAACTCGCGGAGGCCGTACGACGCGGCAGACGCCGGGAGTTCGCGGCGCACGGCTGGGCGGAGGAGGACGTCCCCGACCCGCAGGACCCGGCGACACGGGAGCGTTCCTGTCTGGACTGGTCGGAGCCCGAGAAGGCGGTCCACGCGCGCGTGCTGGCCTGGTACCGCGATCTGATCGCCCTGCGCCGGCGGCACCCCGACCTCTCGGACCCCGATCTCGCCGCTGTCAGGATCGCCCACGACGAGGGGGGCCGTTGGCTCGCCCTGCGGCGCGGGGACGTCCGGGTGGCGGTGAACCTCGGCAAGGAGGCGGCCGGGATCCCGCTCGGCCTGCGCCAGGCACGCGTGCTGGCCGCGTGGGAGCCGGTGCGGACACCGGACGCGGACGGACTGCTGAGCGTCCCCGGCGAGTCGTGCGTGGTGCTGACGCAGGCGTGA
- a CDS encoding aminopeptidase P family protein: MTGTPTPFTAGDYEARMRRAAGAATEAGLDGLLVAPGPDLVWLTGYRPVETERLTLLVLRAGQDPVLVVPTLEAPDAAAAAPTLTLRDWTDGKDPYEATASLVDGSGRFGVSDNGWALHLLGLQKRLPDSRYVALTEALPMLRAVKDAAELERLAAAGEAADATYEEIRKVPFGGRRETDVAADIADLLRQFGHSQVDFTIVASGPNGANPHHEAGDRVIERGDMVVLDCGGLKHGYGSDTSRTVHVGEPDAEEREVHDVVRAAQEAGVAAVRPGAACQDVDRAARAVVAEAGYGDRFIHRTGHGIGVTTHEPPYMIEGEEQPLVPGMCFSVEPGIYLPGRFGVRIEDIVTVTEEGGWRLNTTSREMAIVD; the protein is encoded by the coding sequence ATGACCGGCACGCCCACACCCTTCACCGCCGGTGACTACGAGGCCCGTATGCGGCGCGCGGCCGGGGCCGCCACGGAGGCCGGACTCGACGGCCTCCTGGTCGCCCCCGGGCCCGACCTGGTGTGGCTGACCGGCTACCGGCCGGTGGAGACCGAGCGGCTCACCCTGCTCGTGCTGCGGGCCGGACAGGACCCCGTGCTGGTGGTGCCCACCCTGGAGGCCCCGGACGCGGCGGCCGCGGCACCCACGCTGACCCTCCGTGACTGGACCGACGGCAAGGACCCGTACGAGGCCACCGCGTCGCTCGTCGACGGCAGCGGCCGCTTCGGCGTCAGCGACAACGGCTGGGCACTGCACCTGCTCGGTCTCCAGAAGCGGCTGCCGGATTCCCGCTACGTCGCCCTCACCGAAGCCCTTCCGATGCTCCGCGCCGTCAAGGACGCGGCGGAACTGGAGCGGCTGGCGGCGGCGGGCGAGGCCGCCGACGCGACGTACGAGGAGATCCGGAAGGTTCCCTTCGGGGGACGCCGGGAGACCGATGTCGCCGCCGACATCGCCGATCTGCTCCGGCAGTTCGGGCACTCCCAGGTCGACTTCACGATCGTCGCCTCGGGGCCCAACGGTGCCAACCCGCACCACGAGGCGGGCGACCGTGTGATCGAGCGCGGCGACATGGTCGTCCTCGACTGCGGCGGCCTCAAGCACGGCTACGGCTCCGACACCTCCCGCACGGTCCACGTCGGCGAACCGGACGCCGAGGAGCGCGAGGTCCACGACGTGGTGCGCGCGGCCCAGGAGGCGGGCGTCGCTGCGGTCCGGCCGGGGGCCGCCTGCCAGGACGTCGACCGGGCGGCCCGCGCGGTCGTCGCCGAGGCGGGATACGGAGACCGCTTCATCCACCGCACCGGGCACGGCATCGGCGTCACCACGCACGAACCGCCCTACATGATCGAGGGCGAGGAGCAGCCCCTCGTACCCGGGATGTGCTTCTCGGTGGAGCCCGGCATCTATCTGCCCGGCCGCTTCGGGGTGCGCATCGAGGACATCGTGACGGTGACCGAGGAGGGCGGATGGCGCCTCAACACCACGTCCCGCGAGATGGCGATCGTCGACTGA